Proteins co-encoded in one bacterium genomic window:
- the xseB gene encoding exodeoxyribonuclease VII small subunit, whose protein sequence is MGKFEDSMTRLEEIVNQMESGDLPLEDTLRLFKEGMRLSEYCSGALTEAQRKVEVLIKKGDGTYEKEPLDQDEQEEQSVPSDPEPQ, encoded by the coding sequence ATGGGCAAGTTTGAAGACTCCATGACACGTCTGGAGGAGATCGTGAACCAGATGGAATCAGGTGATCTGCCGCTTGAGGACACGCTGCGGCTTTTCAAAGAGGGCATGAGGCTTTCTGAGTACTGCTCGGGAGCACTGACTGAGGCGCAGAGAAAGGTAGAGGTTCTGATCAAGAAGGGAGACGGGACGTATGAGAAGGAGCCGCTGGACCAGGACGAGCAGGAGGAGCAGTCGGTTCCGTCTGATCCGGAGCCTCAATAG
- a CDS encoding farnesyl diphosphate synthase — protein sequence MDVESYLSEMKGTVESWLHQCLPEPEAFSMRLFDAMRYSLFSGGKRLRPILLVSTADLFSGEDEALVRDFACAVECIHTYSLIHDDLPAMDDDDMRRGRPTCHIEFTEGLAILAGDALLTLAFELMSRPSGPEHTQRQLQALNEVAVKAGCLGMVGGQSADILASGADGNEQLVRFIHARKTGALISASIAAGAILAGASGSELEALSSFGDKIGLTFQIIDDLLEINGDAKTLGKSVDSDAKNNKVTYPGVIGIDRARSDAQKNVTEALRFLERFGDRAAVLNGIAHFFIDRVN from the coding sequence ATGGATGTTGAGTCATACCTATCAGAGATGAAGGGAACAGTCGAGAGCTGGCTGCACCAGTGCTTGCCAGAGCCCGAGGCGTTCTCGATGAGGTTGTTTGACGCGATGCGGTACAGTCTTTTCAGCGGTGGCAAAAGGCTTCGTCCGATATTGCTTGTCTCGACTGCGGACCTATTCTCTGGTGAGGATGAAGCTCTGGTTCGAGATTTCGCCTGCGCAGTGGAGTGCATCCACACCTACTCTCTGATTCACGACGATCTACCAGCAATGGACGATGATGATATGAGGCGTGGTCGGCCAACGTGCCATATAGAGTTCACCGAGGGCCTCGCGATTCTCGCGGGCGATGCTCTTCTGACGCTGGCGTTTGAGCTGATGTCCAGGCCATCTGGCCCCGAGCACACGCAGCGTCAGCTTCAGGCGTTGAATGAGGTAGCTGTAAAGGCAGGCTGCCTCGGGATGGTTGGCGGCCAGTCTGCCGATATTCTCGCCAGCGGTGCTGATGGCAACGAGCAGCTCGTTCGATTCATTCACGCACGGAAAACAGGGGCCTTGATCTCGGCCTCGATCGCGGCCGGCGCAATACTTGCTGGCGCCTCAGGCAGCGAGCTGGAAGCGCTGTCCAGCTTCGGCGATAAGATCGGTCTGACGTTTCAGATTATCGACGATCTCTTGGAGATCAATGGCGACGCCAAGACGCTTGGCAAGAGCGTCGATAGCGATGCTAAGAACAACAAGGTTACATATCCGGGTGTTATAGGTATAGACCGCGCGCGGTCTGATGCGCAGAAGAACGTAACCGAGGCGCTACGTTTTCTCGAGCGTTTTGGGGATAGAGCTGCGGTTTTGAATGGGATTGCTCACTTTTTCATAGACCGTGTCAATTAG
- the dxs gene encoding 1-deoxy-D-xylulose-5-phosphate synthase — protein MALNNDYSRFKFLGKVNSPRELKKLDLSDLAKLCEEARERIIEVVSENGGHLSSNLGAVELTVALHYVFNTPYDKIVWDVGHQTYTHKLLTGRANRFHTIRQAGGLSGFPKREESEYDVFDVGHSSTSISAAVGFCEARDLSDEHHKVIAVIGDGSMTAGVAFEGLDQAGHLHKDLIIVLNDNEMSISKNTGALAKYLNSIITGSLYNSVKERVYNFAMSLQETGEHAIKLSRRVEESLKNLFVPGVLFEDLGIKYIGPVDGNDLHAIIDTFRRIKGWRFPVLVHIVTKKGKGFLPAELRPAAFHSAPKFDINTGEPKSPSGRSYTSVFGDAMVKLAKEDERIIAITAAMPQGTGLDRFRARFPERFYDVGIAEQHALVFAGVLGISGFKPVAAIYSTFVQRAFDQVFQDVCLQNADVVLALDRAGIVGNDGPTHNGLFDLSFLRSLPNMVIMAPKDENELQHMLKTAIATKGPVAVRYPRGQGVAAALDEELRVLEIGKAELLKDGSDVAILAIGAMVYPALEAAEILSKQDGIDAAVINARFANPIDADMLLEWARKTGHIITVEENALAGGFGSAILETLVDNGMFNVPVKRIGIGDFFVEHGSTPALRAKLGLDAQGIAKTTAEFLNCALRESKKAASG, from the coding sequence ATGGCACTGAATAACGACTACAGTAGGTTCAAGTTCTTGGGCAAGGTCAACAGCCCCCGGGAGCTTAAGAAGCTTGACCTAAGCGACCTCGCGAAGCTCTGCGAGGAGGCTCGGGAGCGCATCATTGAGGTCGTTTCTGAGAATGGCGGCCACCTCTCGTCAAACCTCGGCGCAGTGGAGCTGACGGTGGCTCTTCATTATGTTTTCAACACCCCCTACGACAAGATAGTTTGGGACGTGGGGCATCAGACCTATACTCATAAGCTGCTTACTGGTCGGGCCAATCGTTTCCATACGATAAGGCAGGCTGGCGGTCTCAGCGGCTTCCCCAAGCGTGAGGAAAGCGAGTATGACGTGTTCGATGTGGGGCACAGCAGCACTTCCATCTCGGCGGCGGTTGGCTTCTGCGAGGCGCGAGACCTAAGCGACGAGCATCACAAGGTCATAGCGGTCATAGGAGACGGTTCCATGACGGCCGGAGTAGCCTTTGAAGGTCTGGACCAGGCGGGGCATCTTCACAAGGACCTCATCATCGTTCTGAACGACAACGAGATGTCGATCTCCAAGAACACCGGTGCTCTTGCGAAGTATCTGAACAGCATCATCACGGGTTCGCTTTACAACAGCGTTAAGGAGAGGGTCTATAACTTTGCCATGTCGCTCCAGGAGACGGGCGAGCACGCGATCAAGCTCTCGAGGCGTGTCGAGGAGAGCCTCAAGAACCTGTTCGTGCCCGGAGTGCTCTTCGAGGATTTGGGGATCAAGTACATTGGTCCGGTTGACGGGAACGACCTGCACGCGATCATCGACACATTCCGGCGGATCAAGGGTTGGCGGTTTCCCGTTCTTGTGCACATCGTAACCAAAAAAGGGAAAGGATTTCTGCCAGCGGAGCTCAGGCCGGCCGCGTTCCACAGTGCCCCGAAGTTCGATATTAACACAGGCGAGCCGAAGTCGCCGTCCGGGCGCTCTTACACATCGGTGTTTGGTGATGCGATGGTCAAGCTGGCAAAGGAGGATGAGCGCATCATTGCCATCACGGCGGCGATGCCGCAGGGGACTGGCCTTGATAGGTTCCGGGCGAGGTTCCCGGAGCGGTTTTATGACGTTGGAATAGCCGAGCAGCACGCCCTTGTCTTCGCGGGCGTTTTGGGCATCTCGGGTTTCAAGCCGGTTGCAGCGATCTACTCCACATTTGTGCAAAGGGCGTTTGATCAGGTGTTTCAGGACGTTTGCTTACAGAACGCGGATGTTGTGCTTGCACTCGACAGAGCTGGCATCGTCGGTAACGACGGGCCAACGCACAATGGTTTGTTCGACCTGTCGTTCTTACGCTCATTGCCCAATATGGTCATCATGGCTCCCAAAGATGAAAACGAGCTTCAACACATGTTGAAGACGGCCATCGCCACGAAAGGCCCTGTTGCCGTTCGATACCCTCGCGGCCAGGGCGTCGCAGCGGCGCTCGATGAGGAGCTGAGAGTGTTGGAGATTGGCAAGGCAGAGCTGCTGAAGGATGGCTCCGATGTCGCCATTCTCGCAATTGGCGCCATGGTTTATCCGGCCCTTGAGGCTGCAGAGATTCTGTCAAAGCAGGATGGCATCGATGCCGCAGTGATAAACGCCAGATTCGCCAACCCAATAGACGCAGACATGCTGCTTGAGTGGGCACGGAAGACTGGCCATATCATTACCGTTGAGGAGAATGCCCTCGCCGGCGGATTTGGGTCGGCCATCCTCGAGACGCTGGTGGATAATGGCATGTTTAACGTTCCGGTCAAGCGAATCGGCATCGGCGATTTCTTTGTTGAACACGGCTCAACGCCAGCGCTTCGAGCTAAGCTAGGTCTGGACGCCCAGGGTATCGCCAAGACGACAGCGGAGTTTCTCAATTGTGCTCTTAGAGAGTCCAAGAAAGCAGCGAGTGGATAG